The Synechococcus sp. MU1643 genome contains a region encoding:
- the rpmF gene encoding 50S ribosomal protein L32: MAVPKKKTSKAKRNQRSATWKGKAAIAAQRAMSIGKSVLSGRAQGFVYPVSESEDAEA, encoded by the coding sequence ATGGCCGTCCCGAAGAAGAAAACATCCAAGGCCAAGCGCAACCAGCGCAGCGCCACCTGGAAGGGCAAGGCAGCCATTGCCGCCCAGCGCGCCATGTCCATTGGCAAATCTGTGCTGAGTGGCCGTGCTCAGGGATTTGTCTACCCGGTGAGTGAGTCCGAAGACGCCGAAGCCTGA
- a CDS encoding HAD-IA family hydrolase → MALLLLKVNRLSAVFWDVDGTLADTEMGGHRPAFNMAFKELDLPFVWDEELYNKLLAIPGGIRRVKFHAEACGMTLSQDQLDQVRDRKRLHYLERVHEGHVHLRPGVKRLLHELSHAGVKQWIVTSSGTASVMALLKQIQKQIPSFDGVVASDDVASGKPAPDGYLLALKRSGANSAASLAVEDSAAGLSAARAAGLRCLLTPSPWDAEALRNSCDEAAAVLEHLGDPGQPTTVLSGASCQEGAVTLKYLETLLSVPDR, encoded by the coding sequence GTGGCGTTGCTGCTCCTCAAGGTGAACAGACTTTCGGCGGTCTTTTGGGATGTGGATGGCACCTTGGCCGACACGGAAATGGGCGGTCATCGACCGGCCTTCAACATGGCCTTCAAAGAACTGGATCTCCCCTTCGTGTGGGATGAAGAGCTGTACAACAAGCTTCTGGCGATTCCTGGCGGGATCCGCAGAGTGAAGTTTCACGCTGAAGCCTGTGGGATGACCCTCAGCCAGGACCAACTGGACCAGGTGCGTGATCGCAAACGCTTGCATTACTTGGAACGGGTCCACGAAGGACACGTTCATCTGCGCCCCGGTGTGAAGAGGCTTTTGCATGAGCTGAGCCACGCCGGAGTGAAGCAGTGGATCGTCACCTCCAGCGGAACGGCGTCGGTGATGGCACTGCTGAAACAGATCCAGAAGCAGATCCCTAGCTTTGATGGAGTGGTGGCATCGGATGACGTTGCTTCAGGCAAGCCAGCACCGGACGGCTACCTTCTCGCTCTCAAACGCAGTGGGGCCAACAGTGCTGCCAGCCTCGCTGTCGAAGATTCTGCTGCTGGTCTCTCGGCCGCAAGAGCCGCAGGTCTGCGATGTCTGCTGACCCCCTCCCCCTGGGATGCCGAAGCCCTGCGTAATTCCTGTGACGAGGCAGCTGCAGTGTTGGAACACCTGGGGGACCCTGGACAACCAACGACCGTCCTTTCGGGTGCCTCTTGCCAGGAGGGGGCAGTGACGCTGAAGTATCTGGAGACCCTGCTGTCGGTGCCGGATCGATGA
- a CDS encoding phosphoribulokinase, with protein MDPEGQRVIPSSDQQRLLQHLGLGNVESWFAQQRNSGRHRVALDHWHPKAAPDWLWSVGLPVLSLGEQWLGERRLLGLSALPGCGKTTLGLWIEAAAKALGLSIQVVSLDDFYFEAERLDAATRGNPWGVPRALPGSHDLELLQNCLQAWRQGDHVLMPCFDKAKRQGRGDRSGWRRCDADLLIFEGWFVGCRSSADPTAVEPHLEIPLSSQELEWRQKLQPVLALYEATWSCFDQLWQLRATDFNAPWRWKRQQEATLQAERGASLSNSELDRFVRMILCSLPSSSFQKMRADVVLEVDPDRNLRRIHLQGADQASASSDSLTG; from the coding sequence TTGGATCCTGAGGGTCAACGTGTCATTCCCAGCAGCGATCAGCAACGGTTGCTTCAGCATCTCGGGTTGGGCAACGTCGAAAGTTGGTTTGCTCAACAGCGCAATTCCGGGCGTCATCGGGTCGCCCTCGATCACTGGCATCCCAAAGCTGCACCGGATTGGCTGTGGTCAGTTGGTTTGCCTGTTCTGAGTCTGGGGGAACAATGGCTGGGAGAGCGCCGTCTGCTCGGACTCAGTGCTTTGCCGGGATGTGGGAAGACCACTCTGGGGCTATGGATTGAAGCCGCGGCAAAGGCACTTGGCCTCTCCATCCAGGTGGTGTCGCTGGATGATTTTTATTTCGAGGCCGAACGGCTTGATGCGGCCACACGCGGCAACCCCTGGGGTGTGCCTCGCGCACTTCCTGGCAGCCATGACCTGGAGCTTTTGCAGAATTGTCTCCAGGCATGGCGCCAGGGTGACCACGTCTTGATGCCCTGCTTCGACAAAGCCAAACGACAAGGACGTGGAGATCGCAGCGGTTGGCGCCGTTGCGATGCCGACCTGCTGATTTTTGAGGGTTGGTTTGTGGGATGCAGATCAAGTGCCGACCCAACGGCAGTTGAGCCCCATCTCGAGATCCCCCTGTCGTCGCAGGAATTGGAGTGGCGCCAGAAGCTGCAACCTGTGCTCGCCCTCTACGAAGCCACCTGGAGTTGTTTCGATCAACTCTGGCAACTGCGAGCGACAGACTTCAACGCTCCATGGCGATGGAAACGACAACAGGAAGCCACCCTTCAGGCGGAACGGGGTGCATCACTTTCCAATTCCGAACTGGATAGATTCGTCCGCATGATTCTCTGCTCGCTGCCATCGAGCAGTTTTCAAAAAATGCGAGCGGATGTTGTTTTGGAGGTGGATCCAGATCGAAACCTGAGACGAATCCACCTCCAGGGTGCGGATCAGGCTTCGGCGTCTTCGGACTCACTCACCGGGTAG
- a CDS encoding YkgJ family cysteine cluster protein encodes MSRETPQWTCIKHCGACCRLAPEERADALAALSEEQQRTYLAMVGPDGWCIHYDTGSQHCTIYEERPDFCRVSGLGRLFDVPDDQFDTFAIACCHQQIRSTYGGRSGVMRRFKRAQTAGGSIDE; translated from the coding sequence ATGAGTAGGGAGACGCCGCAATGGACCTGCATCAAACACTGCGGAGCCTGTTGCCGGCTCGCTCCAGAAGAACGGGCCGATGCCCTGGCGGCCTTGAGCGAAGAACAACAGCGCACCTATCTGGCCATGGTCGGGCCCGACGGATGGTGCATTCATTACGACACGGGGAGTCAGCACTGCACGATTTATGAGGAGCGTCCTGACTTCTGTCGTGTCAGTGGCCTGGGCCGGCTGTTTGACGTTCCCGATGATCAATTTGACACCTTCGCCATCGCTTGTTGCCACCAGCAAATCCGCAGCACCTATGGCGGTCGTAGTGGCGTGATGCGTAGGTTCAAGCGCGCTCAGACCGCGGGAGGTTCTATCGATGAGTGA
- the psb30 gene encoding photosystem II reaction center protein Ycf12/Psb30 yields MGFDIHLIANFAALAMITIAGPAVIFILFYRRGAL; encoded by the coding sequence ATGGGCTTTGACATTCACCTGATCGCCAACTTTGCCGCCCTGGCGATGATCACCATTGCCGGTCCTGCTGTCATCTTCATCCTCTTCTATCGTCGCGGCGCGCTCTGA
- the recJ gene encoding single-stranded-DNA-specific exonuclease RecJ: MEPSPLRGLDLPLALRCVLRRRGFSSTSEAERFLSPGDLPPTRDHFPDLDQACARLVAACRSRERVAICGDYDADGMTSTALLLRALAPLGAQPEPAIPSRMEEGYGLNPAMVQRLYDDGVRLLVTVDNGVAAREALELAASLIMQVIVTDHHTIPAERPPMTALIHPATTPDGSPYRGLAGVGLAYVLANAVAEVLNKPEAIRVARDLFCIGTVADMAPLVGANRSWLLEGLNHLHRSDCKGLQALQRLAGLGERPLTAEDIGFQLAPRINAVGRLGEPKLVVDLLTAEDRDSAMALARRCDDYNRQRRDLCDAIEAEAVALVEAERNEALPSFLLLAQSHWHHGVIGIVAARLMERYHRPTALLAGDGDGSLRASVRGPIGFAVDRALSNCSDLLNRFGGHPAAGGFTVRAELVNALHERLCAEADSWLITQTQGRPVQPDALLQLKDVNWDLWRHLQSLAPFGIGHPKPLFWSRGVSVEDRRDLKGGHLALTLRQRESERRAIAWRWDPSASVPECCDVAYSISVNRWQGEQRLQLELKAIRAHTELVMIDRGTRQYIARRTESTGLTLTNGEGETLQASIEQEESLTSDDDLARDQRVIQLIEEACLGLGLRP; encoded by the coding sequence GTGGAACCATCCCCACTGCGAGGGCTTGATTTGCCGCTGGCGCTGCGCTGTGTGCTGCGGCGAAGGGGATTCAGCTCAACATCCGAGGCCGAGAGATTTCTCTCCCCTGGTGATCTGCCACCCACTCGCGATCATTTCCCCGATCTCGATCAGGCCTGCGCCCGTCTGGTGGCTGCCTGCCGATCTCGTGAGCGTGTCGCCATCTGTGGTGATTACGACGCCGATGGGATGACTAGTACAGCTCTTTTATTGCGGGCGTTGGCCCCGCTGGGTGCTCAGCCGGAGCCAGCGATTCCGTCGCGGATGGAGGAGGGATATGGCCTCAATCCCGCCATGGTGCAGCGCCTCTACGACGATGGAGTACGGCTTCTGGTAACCGTTGATAACGGAGTAGCCGCGAGGGAAGCCCTTGAACTGGCCGCGAGTTTGATTATGCAGGTGATCGTGACCGATCACCACACCATCCCGGCGGAACGGCCGCCAATGACCGCACTCATTCACCCGGCCACCACTCCGGATGGCTCGCCCTACCGGGGCTTGGCAGGTGTGGGCCTGGCCTATGTGCTTGCCAATGCCGTTGCCGAGGTGCTGAACAAACCAGAGGCCATCCGCGTTGCCCGGGATCTTTTTTGTATCGGCACGGTTGCCGATATGGCTCCGCTGGTGGGGGCCAACCGCAGTTGGTTGCTCGAGGGGCTGAACCACCTGCACCGTTCCGATTGCAAGGGCTTGCAAGCACTTCAGCGCCTTGCCGGTTTGGGAGAACGCCCGCTGACAGCCGAGGACATTGGGTTTCAGCTTGCACCACGCATCAATGCCGTCGGTCGTCTCGGCGAGCCGAAGCTTGTCGTGGATCTGCTCACAGCTGAGGATCGTGATTCAGCGATGGCCCTGGCACGCCGTTGTGATGATTACAACCGTCAGCGACGGGACCTCTGCGACGCGATTGAAGCGGAGGCAGTGGCTCTGGTGGAAGCGGAGAGAAATGAGGCACTTCCGTCCTTTCTGCTGCTGGCCCAAAGTCACTGGCACCACGGGGTGATTGGCATCGTGGCTGCGCGTCTGATGGAGCGTTATCACCGACCCACCGCTCTTCTGGCCGGTGATGGTGATGGAAGCCTGCGGGCTTCCGTGCGGGGACCGATCGGTTTCGCTGTGGATCGTGCCCTCTCCAATTGCAGTGATCTGTTGAACCGTTTTGGAGGCCATCCCGCTGCAGGGGGATTCACCGTGAGAGCTGAGCTAGTGAACGCCCTGCATGAGCGCCTCTGCGCCGAGGCCGATAGCTGGCTTATCACCCAGACTCAGGGGCGTCCCGTGCAGCCTGACGCTCTCCTGCAGTTGAAGGATGTGAACTGGGATCTGTGGCGCCACCTGCAATCTCTGGCCCCCTTCGGCATCGGTCATCCGAAACCGCTGTTCTGGTCACGGGGAGTGAGCGTTGAGGATCGACGCGACCTCAAGGGAGGACACCTGGCCCTGACGCTGCGCCAACGGGAGAGTGAGCGTCGCGCCATTGCCTGGCGATGGGATCCATCGGCATCTGTCCCCGAATGCTGTGACGTGGCCTACAGCATTTCGGTCAACCGTTGGCAGGGCGAACAGCGTCTCCAACTGGAGCTCAAAGCAATCCGCGCCCATACCGAGTTGGTGATGATTGATCGCGGCACACGGCAATACATCGCCCGCAGGACGGAAAGCACAGGGCTGACGCTCACCAATGGCGAGGGTGAGACGCTTCAGGCGAGCATCGAACAAGAAGAATCCCTCACCAGTGACGACGACCTGGCGAGGGATCAACGGGTGATTCAGTTGATCGAAGAAGCCTGTCTGGGATTGGGGCTTCGTCCTTAA
- the ftsH gene encoding ATP-dependent zinc metalloprotease FtsH produces MAPGSDGSSGSAAPQKVQPSSMQGFWTKQDAVSYSTLLNDIDAKEIKQLDLVPGSREVRVQYNDGRKVTVPVFANDNQILRAAESSGTPLTVVDIRREQAGRELAGTLVMVLLVLVGLSLLLKRSAQMANRALGFGRSQPRLKPQEDLQIRFEDVAGLNDARLELEEVVTFLKQPEAFIRLGAKIPRGVLLVGPPGTGKTLLAKAIAGEAGVPFFSIAASEFVELFVGVGASRVRDLFRQAKEKSPCIVFIDEIDAVGRQRGAGIGGGNDEREQTLNQLLTEMDGFEENSGVILLAATNRADVLDAALLRPGRFDRRIEVGLPDRRGREAILAVHARTRPLDDSVSLSDWASRTPGFSGADLANLLNEAAILTARQNMLRIGQFQLEGALERITMGLSNRPLQDSAKKRLIAYHEVGHALVASLLPAANAVDKVTILPRGGAGGYTRFMPDEEVLDFGLITRSSCLADLVVALGGRAAEQVVFGSLEITQGASGDLQMVAQLAREMVTRFGFSNLGPMALEGPGSEVFLGRDWFNQRPSYAESTGQAIDAQIRQLAKSALAQAIALLEPRRELMDQVVDVLIAEETINGDRFRDIAGLP; encoded by the coding sequence GTGGCACCAGGTTCGGACGGCTCCAGTGGTTCCGCGGCCCCTCAGAAGGTTCAACCTTCCTCGATGCAGGGTTTTTGGACAAAGCAGGACGCGGTGAGTTATTCCACCCTGCTGAACGATATCGATGCAAAAGAGATCAAACAGTTGGATCTCGTACCGGGCAGCAGGGAGGTCAGGGTCCAATACAACGATGGCCGAAAGGTCACCGTTCCCGTTTTCGCCAACGACAACCAAATCCTTCGAGCAGCTGAGAGCTCTGGCACGCCTCTGACGGTTGTTGATATCCGCCGTGAACAAGCAGGACGCGAACTAGCCGGGACCCTGGTGATGGTTCTGCTGGTGCTGGTCGGCCTATCACTCCTGCTGAAGCGTTCAGCTCAGATGGCAAATCGGGCTTTGGGTTTTGGGCGAAGTCAACCTCGCTTAAAACCTCAGGAAGACCTGCAGATTCGTTTTGAAGACGTAGCCGGCCTTAACGATGCGCGGCTTGAACTTGAGGAGGTGGTCACCTTCCTCAAGCAGCCTGAGGCCTTCATTCGGCTTGGCGCCAAGATCCCGCGGGGGGTTCTGTTGGTCGGGCCCCCTGGAACCGGGAAAACGCTTCTTGCTAAGGCGATTGCTGGGGAGGCGGGCGTGCCGTTCTTCTCGATCGCGGCTTCAGAGTTTGTTGAGCTTTTTGTGGGTGTCGGCGCCAGCAGAGTTCGCGATTTGTTCCGCCAAGCCAAGGAAAAGTCTCCCTGCATTGTTTTCATCGATGAGATTGATGCGGTTGGTCGCCAGCGGGGTGCTGGCATCGGCGGCGGCAACGATGAACGCGAACAGACCCTCAACCAACTCCTAACGGAGATGGATGGTTTTGAGGAAAACTCGGGCGTCATTCTGCTGGCGGCCACAAACCGTGCCGACGTTCTTGACGCCGCATTGCTGCGTCCAGGCCGCTTCGACCGGCGTATTGAGGTGGGCCTTCCTGATCGCCGAGGTCGCGAGGCCATTCTCGCCGTGCATGCGCGAACACGACCCCTCGATGACTCGGTTTCGCTGTCGGATTGGGCGAGCCGAACTCCTGGATTTTCCGGTGCAGATCTGGCCAATCTGCTGAACGAAGCGGCGATCCTCACGGCGCGCCAGAACATGCTGCGCATCGGTCAGTTCCAGTTGGAGGGGGCCTTGGAGCGGATCACCATGGGGCTCAGCAATCGCCCCTTGCAGGACAGCGCCAAAAAACGGCTCATCGCTTACCACGAAGTTGGCCATGCCCTGGTGGCAAGTCTTCTGCCGGCTGCTAACGCAGTGGACAAGGTCACGATTCTTCCCCGTGGCGGAGCCGGTGGTTACACCCGTTTCATGCCCGATGAGGAAGTTCTGGATTTCGGTTTGATTACCCGCTCGTCCTGCCTGGCTGATCTGGTGGTGGCCCTCGGTGGGCGGGCAGCAGAGCAGGTGGTTTTCGGATCGCTCGAGATCACCCAGGGGGCCAGTGGAGATCTCCAGATGGTGGCTCAACTCGCACGAGAGATGGTGACGCGCTTCGGCTTTTCCAACCTCGGGCCCATGGCCCTTGAGGGCCCGGGTTCGGAAGTGTTTCTTGGACGCGACTGGTTCAACCAACGGCCGAGTTACGCCGAATCCACAGGCCAGGCCATCGATGCTCAAATCCGCCAGCTCGCCAAGAGTGCTCTGGCACAAGCCATCGCTTTGCTGGAGCCACGCCGTGAGTTGATGGATCAAGTGGTGGACGTTTTGATTGCCGAGGAAACGATCAACGGTGATCGGTTCCGAGACATCGCTGGCCTCCCATGA
- a CDS encoding TMEM165/GDT1 family protein: MDFPLLISTFLTVFLAELGDKTQLATVAISGTSNRPLAVFLGSSSALVLASLLGAFAGGSVATVIPSDLLQLLASLGFLVIGGRLLVPLFRETEPAADGDQTPES; this comes from the coding sequence ATGGATTTTCCACTTCTGATTTCCACCTTCTTGACCGTGTTCTTGGCCGAACTCGGTGATAAGACCCAACTCGCCACCGTGGCCATCAGTGGCACGTCCAATCGCCCCCTGGCCGTATTTCTGGGCTCATCATCCGCGTTGGTTCTGGCCAGTTTGCTCGGGGCCTTTGCAGGTGGATCCGTTGCGACGGTGATTCCGAGCGACCTGCTTCAGCTGTTGGCCTCGCTGGGTTTCCTTGTAATCGGTGGCCGTTTGCTGGTTCCTCTGTTCCGTGAGACGGAACCCGCCGCGGACGGGGATCAAACTCCCGAGTCCTAG
- a CDS encoding DUF565 domain-containing protein, with product MSSIQRTRLAGLQNSWGAGIRRSWSGPWWRRSATLLLLLLGFFIGSNLPVYILDAVQLRTYTAFCALIACELMVLGRRRLPWLDNLRLGFVYAVVLEAFKVGS from the coding sequence ATGAGCTCAATCCAGCGCACACGTCTGGCGGGGCTTCAAAACAGTTGGGGTGCAGGGATCCGTCGTTCTTGGTCTGGACCCTGGTGGCGCCGCAGCGCCACGTTGCTACTGCTTCTGCTTGGATTTTTTATTGGCAGCAACCTCCCCGTTTACATCCTGGACGCTGTTCAGCTGAGGACATATACGGCGTTTTGTGCACTCATCGCCTGTGAATTGATGGTTCTTGGGCGTCGTCGTCTTCCCTGGCTCGACAACCTGCGGCTTGGATTTGTTTACGCCGTTGTTCTGGAGGCGTTCAAAGTTGGATCCTGA
- a CDS encoding TMEM165/GDT1 family protein has product MSEQTSPESRSFAAVLFSTFTTVFIAELGDKTQLATLLLSAQSGSPVLVFIGAALALIASSLVGVLVGQWLAKTLPPERLELMAGVLMVALGIWLGLQAARSLWLNAAS; this is encoded by the coding sequence ATGAGTGAGCAAACCAGCCCTGAGTCGCGCAGCTTTGCTGCCGTTTTGTTCAGCACCTTCACCACGGTCTTTATTGCTGAACTTGGCGACAAAACACAGTTAGCGACGCTGTTGCTCTCCGCCCAGTCCGGCTCACCGGTTCTGGTGTTCATTGGTGCCGCGCTGGCGTTGATTGCCTCCAGCCTTGTGGGCGTTCTCGTGGGTCAATGGTTGGCCAAAACCCTTCCGCCTGAGCGTCTTGAACTGATGGCTGGAGTGCTGATGGTGGCGCTTGGCATCTGGCTGGGTCTCCAGGCAGCCCGTTCCCTTTGGCTTAATGCCGCGAGCTGA